The genomic DNA CGGGTCCAGGGCAAAAGCCGCGCTCCGCTCGCCGATGACCCCGGCGTCCCACTCGCTCGACGGTGTTCCTTCTCCCACCAAAAATCCCTGCTGCTTGAGCCAGGTGTTGACGCAAACTTCAACCTGTAGCTGGGTGAAGCCGTGGTCGGCTACCACCATGAGCCGTTTGGGCTCGGGTAGGGAGTCGTAGCGGGCCAGGAAGCGGCTCAGGGCGTCGTCCCAGTGGGCCAGCAGACGCATGCAGTCCAGATGCAGCCGATGGCCCGGATCAAGCACCGCGTCCATAAGAAAGTGAAAGAGCCTGTCCGTTTCAGTGAAGACATGCACGAAAAGATCCCAGGCCAGATCGGGCCAGAGCATGTCCAGGGCGGTCAGGCGTGAGGCCAGGGTGGCTCGCAGTTCGGCCAGAAGATAGTCCGGGTCGCCCGCGCCCCGGCTTGTGTCCGCCTCAAGCCTGTAGTCCGCCTCGGCCAGTCTCGCGGCCAGGAAGGGCGGATGGGCGGCCCGATGCAGCTCGTGGGAGACGAAGCCCGTGATCATCATTCCGCGCAGGGGGCGGACAGGATAGGTACCCGGCAGGTTGATGACGCGGGAAACGAGCCCGGCCGCGCCCAACGTATCGAAGATGGTGGGACAGGCCACCTGCCCACTGTCGGCTATGGACAACTGATAGGTGTGCGGATTCAGGCGCGAGAAACCGAAGACGCCGTGTTTTTCCGGCCCCTTGGCGGTGAACAGCGAAGTCCAGTTGACCGGCGACAATTCGGGCAGCTCGGCCTGTATTGTGGTCGCGTTTTCGGTCAGTCGCCGGATGGCGGGCAGGGATGCGCCCAGTCGGCGGGCGAGGTCAAGGGGCAGACCATCCAGGCCGAGTACGACCAGCCGATGGCGGCGCGATGCTGACGAGAGGAGAATGCTCACGACGCCCGGGTCAGTTCAGCCTCGTACTTCTTGAGGAAGAAGACGGGGTTGTAGGAGAGCTTGGCCTTGCGCAAGCCCTGGTCGCCCAGGTCCTGCTCCCGGTTGACGTTGGTGTATTCGGCGCCGTCGTTCTCCAGGAACATTTGATTTATGGCCTGATACACGCCCTTGTAGCGGATGTCGCCCTTTTCGAAGTGGATGACGATGGAGTCCTCGCACAGAGGTTCGGCCACGGTATAGGCGATGACCTTGCCGTCCACGCGCAGGGTCGCGCCCATGAGGCCGGTGATCTGGTCGAAGTTGTGCAGCACGCGGGTGATGGCGCGGTTTTCCGCCTTGAGCGCCTCGGAGGGGTTGTTTTCCTCGTACCACTTGTACCATTCGTCCTGCATTTCGAGAACTTCTTCCACGCACTCGGGGCCCATGGACTCGTAGCGGAAGTCATACCCTTTGATGAACTGGTTGAGCAGGTTCTTTTTCTTGTGGAATTTCTTGCCCGTGAGGCTGATCAGCTCTTCCACCGAGTAGATGTAGTCCCAGTGGTCCCGGCTCTCGGTGATGGTGATGTCGTCGCCGTAGGCGGCTTTCCAGAGGGCTGCCAGCTCCTCGGGAACACGGGTGAAGCGGGCGCTTTCGCGCATGGCGCGGCAGGTGGCCCAGTCGTATTTTTCCCACGGGCCGACAGGAGCCCAGTGGATCACCTCGGGCTTGGTCTGGCGGACGAAGCACATGTCCTTGTGAAAGGCCCACTCCAGTCCGTAATGCTCGCTCCAGCCGAAGATGTTGGCAAAGGAGAAGTCGCTGGTCAGTAATTGCGGACAGCCGGTCAGGGCTGCATGGTATTCCTTTTGTCTGTCGAGGGACACAGGGGCGAAATCGAGGGTCATGCAATGTCCTTGAAGGCAGCGTTGGAGCCGTTGCGCATCTTGACCATGGAGAAACGCTGCCAGTTTTTGAAGGTGAAGAAATAGAGCAGGATCAGGGCCTGGACGGCCTGGGAACAGAACATGGCGATCCAGATGCCTTCGGCGCTGTCCAAGGCATGGTGGCCGAGCCACCAGGCCAGGGGCAGACGCAGCAACCAGATGGAGCTGCCCAGGATCAGCATGTTGTATAGGGTCGCCCCTGCGCCGTTGAAGGCTCCGGCCAGGATCAGGGTGGTCAGGGTGAAGGGAACGGCAAGCACGTTCCATTTCAGGTAGCTGACGGCCTCGGCGGCCACGGCAGCGTCCCGGGTGAGCAGGGCGACCCAGGGGGTGACGAATTGCCAGATGACTATGGTGAACAGACAGATGGAGACCATGCCCAGTCCCAGGATGCGAAAGCCCACCCGTTTTGCTTCCGCGGGCTGGCGTGCGCCCAGTGCGTTGCCAACCAGTATTCCTGCGGTCATGTTAAAGGCCATGGCAGGCAGGAACAGCAATGCCTCGATGCGCAGGCCGATGGCCATGCCCGCCAGGGCGTTGACCGCGTCGCGGGGCAGGCTCCCGGTGATGGTGTAGAGGACCAGATAACCGGAATGCCAGATGATCTGCATCAGCCCGGACGGCCAAGCTACTTTGAGGAGATAGGGCATGGCGCGTTTGGCCCAGCGCATGGGGGCGAAGCTTGACGGTTTAAGTAAGCCCTTGCGCCACAGCGCGACGATATTGAGCGCCGCGCCCGCGGCAACCGAAGCGAATGTGGCCCAGGCCAATCCCTTGAAGCCGAGGTTGGGCATGCCCCACCAGCCGAGGCCCAGACCGATGTCGAGCACCGTGTTGGTGGCCGTGACCAGGATCATGCAATAGAGGGGGTACATGACTTCTTGCCGTGCCCGGAAGATGGCATTGGTAATGATGAGCAGATAGTAGGGGGGCAGCACAAGGAGATACACTTCAAGGAAGTATTCGGTGATGGGCCGCAAGTCGTCGGGCACCTGGAGCGCGGTGACAAGCCAGCCTTTCATGGGCAGGACAACAGCCAGGAACAGGCCGCCGATCAGGACAGCGAGAATGAGGCACAGCCCGATGTAGCGCTGCACCCGTCTGTGGAGGCCGGCGCCCATGGATTGGCTGATGGCCGCCACTGCGCCGTTGGCCACGGCCTGAGCCAAGACCAGCAGGAAGAAAAGGGACTGGGTGATGATGCCAAGGGAAGCCTGGACTTCGCGGTTGATGTGCCCTGCCACCCATACATCGGTCAACCCGATGAGAAAATGGAAAAACATCATCAGCAGCTGAGGCCAGGCCAGATGCCAGATGGTGCGGTATGATGTTTTATTGATCGCGTCGGGGGTGTCGGGCATCAGTGGTCGCCTTTGAGGAATGTGCCGCAAGCGGTTCGGTATCGGTGAATTATAAGGCCGTATCCCGGGTTGCCAAGATCCAGGCGGCGCTTTTCCGGGAAAGTTGTCATTCGGTCCCGGGCGCGTCGGGTGGAGGGGGGCAAGTTTGCGCAAATGCGGCCCTGCGGTCAAGTCGCAAGACGAAGCCGGGTCGGGGTGGCTTGGCCCTGAGCGGCGCGATTCGGGGATGGCTCAATGCTGGTGCGGGATGTCGCCCTCTTCGTGGACATGGACATGAGCGTGCGGGGTGAGGCGGCCGGGTACGATGCGGCCGCCGCGCAGGGCTATGAGCGTGTCCGTGGTGGCGGCCAGGAAGTCGGGTTCGTGGGAGACCACGAGGCGGGCCATGGGCAGTCCGGTCAGGATGGACACCAGCCGTTCCCTGGACTCGGGAGAAAGGCCGGTGGTGGGCTCGTCGAGCACCAGCACTTCCGGCTGCATGGACAGAATGGTGGCCAGGGCCACAAGCTTCTTTTCACCGCCCGAGAGCCGATAGGGCACATGGTGCTCAAAGCCTGCGAGTCCTACGGTGGCCAGGGCTTCGGTGGCCCGCTGTCTGGCCTTGTCCCGTGACAGCCCCTGGTTGAGCGGGCCAAAGGCCACATCGTCGAGCACGGTAGGGCAAAACAGCTGGTCGTCGGCGTTCTGAAACAGGAATCCGATGCGAAGTCTGCTCTCGTCAAAGGCCCGGCCGTTGACCATGGTTTCGCCGAAAAGGCGCACATGGCCCCGCTGCGGCGCGAGCAGACCCATAAGAATGTGGAGCATGGTGGTCTTGCCTGCGCCATTGGGACCGAACAGGCCGACCTTTTCCCTCTCGTTGAGACGGAAATTCAACCCGGACAGGCAGATGTCGCGGTCGGGAAAGGCGAATTCGATGTCCGTGAGTTCAATGACGGCGCGAGTCATGCAAGCCCCCTGCGGCTGATCTCAAGCCAGATGAAGGTTGCGGCCATGACGGCACAGCCGACCAAGAGCATCATGTCGCGCCGCGATACCGCGAAGCGGGCCAGGGAGTGGAAGCGGCCCCGGAAGCCCCGGCAGCGCATGGCGTTGTGGACGCGTTCGGCCCGATCCCAGCTTCTGACCAGAAGCATGCCCAGCATCCAGGCCATGGAGCGGTAGGTGTGGCTGTTGGTGCCGGGCGTGAAGCCCCGCACGGCCATGGCACGACGCATAGTGTGGTATTCCTGATGGATAACGAAGAGGTAGCGGTAGGTGAAGAGGAGAATGTGGCAGAGTTTTTCCGGCATCTTGAGCCGCTGCATGGCCGGACCGAGCTCCTGCATGGGAATGGTGCCCATAAGCGCGAGCAGAGTCAGGACGATGGCGTTGGACTTGATCGTGATCAGCAAGGCGAGATCCACGCCCTCGCGGCTTGCCCCCAGCGGGCCGAGGCGCAGGAGCGCCGCATCCAGAGGGCCCGTAGGGACGGAAAAAGGCAGAAATATCCAGAGAAAGACGATGAACACGTTGACCACGGCCAGACGCCGGATCACGGCCAGCGGCCTCAGCCCGGCCAGGAGAGTCAGCCCGGCCCCGGCTGCCAGGGCGAGCAGGGCCGGCGGCAGCCAGTGGACCAGAGCTGTGGTGACAGTGAGCAGCACGGCGCAGCAGAGCCGCACCCGGGGGTCCGTGGTGTGGATGATGGAGTCGCCAAGGGCCAGGGTCTGGTCGATTGCCGCCACATCTGCTCCGGTGTCTTCCGGTGGCCGGAAGGGTTGTCGTCAGCACACTCTGGCGTAGTACAAAGACACCTGCCGCGCAACCATGGGATGATTGCGGTTCGCTTGCTTCATGTGCCGTTGGTCAATCATTCGGGCGCAAGCCCCACTTGGGGCGCGATGTCGGCAACGGCGTCGATAGCTACCTGGAGGAACTCGCCAAGCTCAAGGCCGATGCGTTCACATTCGCGGATGCAGTCTCGGTTGACACTGGCAGCGAACGCTTTGTCCTTCATTTTCTTTTTCAGGCTCTTTGGCTGCATGCCGTCAATGCGGGTGGGGCGGACCAGTGCGCCCGCGTGGACCATGCCGGTGACGGTCTCGCCGCAGCGCAGGGCATGGTCGAACTCGGTTTGCGGCCCCTCGGACCCGTTCATTTCCGAGGCGTGGCGCCTGATGGCGTCCAGGGCCTCCTGCGGCAGCTTGTCGGCCAGCATGTCCACGGAGTCAAGGCCGTGGCGGGCGTGATTGTCGCGGGTGGCGGCGTAGTCCAGGTCGTGGAGCAGGCCGGTCAGGCCCCATAGTTCCTCGTCGCGCCCGAGCCGACGGGCCAGACCGCGCATGACCGCCTCGGATTCCAGGGCGTGGTGGATCAGATTGGTTTCGTCGTTGTGTCTCATGAGCAGGGTCAGGGCCTCGTTGCGACTGATCATGGCAGGCTCCGCGGGATATTAAAGTTAAACTTTAAGTTTAAGAAAATAAGCATTGATTCAAGGCTATTAAAGATGTCGTAAAGTAAAGTATGCGTCTGGTTGCTTGGAGTCCAGGCACAGTTGCCGACTCTTTTGTGCATGACAGAAAGATCAATGCAGCCAGCAGGCCACCTGGATGCCGGGCGCCACTTCCCGGAGTTCGGGTCGTTGTGCCGGGCAACGATCAAACGCCTTGGGACAGCGGGGGTGGAAGGGGCAGCCCGAGGGCGGGTTCATGGGGCTTGGGAGTTCTCCTTGCAGGGGAATGCGCTTGGTTTGTTGCGCGGGATCGGGTGTGAGCACGGATGAAAGCAGGGCTTCGGTATAGGGGTGCCTGGGGGCGGCGAATATTTCCGCGCCCGGAGCGATTTCCATGATCCGGCCCAGGTACATGACGGCCACCCGATCTGCGATGTGGCTGACCACGGACAGGTCGTGTGAGATGAAAACATAGGTCAGGCCCAGTCGACCCTGCAGAGCCCTGAGCAGCCGCAGGATCTGAGCCTGGACCGAGACATCCAGTGCCGAGACCGGCTCGTCGCAGACGATCAGGTCCGGGTCCAGGGCCAGGGTGCGGGCCACGGCCACGCGCTGGCGTTGGCCGCCGGAGAACTCATGGGGATAGCGCGTGGCGTGCTCGGGACGCAGGCCAACGAGGCCGAGCAGCTCATCCACCCGGGCTCGACGTTCGGCCCGGGTGCCGATGGCGTGGATGTCCAGCCCTTCGCGGATGATGGAGCCGATCTTTTGGCGCGGATTAAGCGACGAGTAGGGGTCCTGGAAGATCATTTGCATCTTGCGGCGCAGCGCCTTTTCGGGCCAGTCGGCCATGTCGCGGCCCTGAAATACGATGTTGCCGGAACTGATGGCCTCAAGGCCCATGATGCACCGGGCCAGAGTGGATTTGCCGCAGCCCGACTCTCCCACCAGACCGAGGGTCTCGCCCTGGCTGACGGTCAGGCTGACGCCGTCCACGGCCCGGACGGCGTCGATCTTGAGGCCCAGCAGGCCGCTGGTGACTCTGTAGTGCTTGCCCACGTCGATGAGTTGGAGAAAGGCGGAAATGGCGGAAACCTCCTATTGATGGAGCCAGCAGCGCACCTGACGGCCGGGGCCGGTCTCAAGGAGCGGCGGCAGCGTTGTGCAGCGTTCAAAGGCGTGTTGGCAGCGCGGTCGGAAGCGGCATCCCTCGGGCAGATCAAAGATGCCGGGCACAATGCCGGGGATGGGGTTCAGCTCGCTCCTGTCGCCCAGCACCGGCACCGAGGCGAGCAGACCCTGGGTATAGGGGTGCAGCGGCTCGGCGAAGAGCGGCCCGACCTCGCACAGCTCCACCACCTTGCCCGCGTACATGATCGCCACCCGTCGGGCCATGCGCGCCACCACGCCAAGATCGTGGGTGATGAGCATCAGCGAGCCGTTCATTCGCGCCTTGAGGTCGTTCATCAGGTCAAGGATCTGGGCCTGGACCGTGACATCCAGGGCCGTGGTCGGTTCGTCGGCGATGAGCAGGGAGGGGTTGCAGGCCAGGGCCATGGCGATCATCACCCTCTGGCGCATTCCGCCGGAAAGCTCGTGGGGATAGGCGCGGGCCACTTTGGCCGGATTGGGGATGCCAACCCGGGCCAGGGCGTCCACAGCCCCGGCCAGGGCAGTGCGTCCGTCCAGTCCCTGGTGCAGCCGCAGCGGCTCGGCGATCTGGTCGTCAATGCGGAAGACCGGGTTCAGCGCGGTCATGGGCTCCTGAAAGATCATGGAGATCTGGTTGCCCCGGATTCGGCGAAGCTCGGATTCGTCCATGGCGAGCAGGTCGCTTCCCTTGTAGAGAATGGAGCCGTCCGTGACCCGCCCCGGCGGGTCGGGCACCAGGCCAAGGATGGACAGGGCGAGCACGGTCTTGCCGCACCCGGACTCGCCCACCACGGCCAGGGTTTCTCCTTGCATTAGGGAGAGGCTGACGGTATCCACCGCCTTGGCGATGCCTTGCGGGGAGGAAAAGCGGGTGGTCAGTCCGCGTATGTCCAGAAGAGTGTCGTGCATTGTCTTTTCCGTCTGGCTTTTCACTGGTTCGCCATTTTGGCCCGTATACGGCATATCGCGGCGAACGTAAACGATACCGGGGATATGAAATGGCACGGGTTGCGATTATCGGCGGCGGTCTGGCCGGGTGCGACTGCGCTTGGCAGCTTGCTCGGGCCGGAGTGTCCGTCGAACTCTATGAAATGAAGCCCCACCTGCGCTCGGAGGCCCATACCGAAGACGGGCTTGCCGAGCTGGTCTGCTCCAATTCCTTCCGAGCCACCGGCCCGGCCGCGGCCATCGGCCTGCTCAAGGAGGAGTTGGACTGCCTGGGCAGTCTGGTCATGGAGGCGGCCCACGCCACCCGTGTTCCGGCGGGCGGGGCGCTGGCCGTTGACCGGGCGCTCTTTTCGGACCACGTCACCCGCAGGATTGGGGAGCATTCGTTGATCACGGTCATCCGCCGCGAGATTGCGGACCTGGACGCACCCGAACTGGCGGGGACCGACGCCGTGGTCGTGGCCGCCGGTCCTCTGGCCAGCCCTACGCTGACGGCCAGTCTGATCCGTGTGGTGGGCGACGAGCGGCTCTATTTCTACGACGCCATCGCGCCCATTGTCACCCGCGAGTCCATCGACTTTGCCAAGGCTTTCTGGGGCTCCCGCTGGAAACCCGAGGACGATGACTATCTCAACTGCCCCATGACCGAGGACGAGTACAAGGCTTTCGTGGCCGAGTTGCTGGCGGGCGGGAAGGTCCGGCCCCGCGACTTCGAGCAGGAGGTCCATTTCGAGGGGTGTCTGCCCGTGGAAGCCATGGCCGAGCGTGGGGAGATGACCCTGGCCTTCGGCCCCCTCAAGCCTGTGGGACTGGTGGACCCGAGAACCGGCGAGCGGCCCTTTGCCGTGGTCCAGCTACGCACCGAGAACCGCGACAAGACGGCCTTCAACCTGGTGGGCTTTCAGACCAAGCTCACCTACCCGGAGCAAAAACGCATTTTCCGCATGATCCCCGGTCTTGAGAAGGCCGAGTTCCTGCGCCTGGGTTCCATCCACCGCAACACCTACGTCAACGCGCCCGATGTGCTTGACGGCGACCTCCAGCTTCGGGCCAGACCCGGTTATTATCTTGCCGGGCAGATCACCGGGGTGGAGGGGTATCTGGAATCCTCTGCCTGCGGGCTCTGGGTGGGGCTGTCGCTGGCGCGGCGGCTGTCGGGCGGGTCAGTGCTTGCGCCGCCTCCCGAGACGGCCCTGGGGGCGCTTCTGGGTCATCTGGCCACAAAGCCCGACAAGCGTTTCCAGCCCTCCAACGTGAACTTCGGCCTCATGCCCGGATTGTCCGGCAAGATGAAAAAGAAATTCCGCAAGGAGGCCTATGGCGCTCGTGCCGTGGAGGCTTTCGCCTCCTGGATCGAACGGGCCGGACTGGGCGGCTGATCCAGGGGGCCGAAACATCAAGGCTTGCCTAAAGGGCGGCTTTTGCGCAAGGTGAAGTGGAGGGACTGCCCGCAAGGCTTGCGGCAGACCGGAATCTATCACTCACAGGAGCGCAACCATGGCTGTCAAACCCCTGGGGCCGCAGACCCTGGCCCTGCATGCGGGACATTCGCCCGATGCCGACACCGGCTCCAGGGCAGTGCCCGTGCATCTGACCACCAGCTACGTCTTTCGCGACACCGAGCACGCGGCCAACCTCTTCGCCCTCAGGGAGCCGGGCTACATATACACCCGGCTGATGAACCCGACCACCGACGTTCTGGAGCGGCGTCTGGCCGAGCTGCACGGCGCTGCCGCAGCGCTGGCCACGGCCTCGGGCATGGCTGCCATTTTCTACGCCGTGACCACCATCACCTCGGCCGGACAGAACATCGTCACGGGCTCCAACCTCTATGGCGGCACCCAAACCCTGTTCGAGCATACCTTGAAGCGCTTCGGCATCGAGGCGCGGTTCGTGGACTCGTCCGACCCTGCCAACTTCGAGGTGGCCATCGACAAGAACACGCGGCTTGTCTACACCGAATCCATCGGCAACCCGCGCTGCAACGTGGACGACATCCAGGGCATCGCCGATGTGGCCCACGCCCACGGTCTGCCTCTGGTGCTTGATGCCACGGTTTCGCCGCCGCCCATGTTCAACGGGTTCGATCACGGGGCCGACATCCTGGTCTATTCCCTGACCAAGATTATCGGCGGCCACGGTACGGCCATCGGCGGAGCCATCGTGGACAAGGGCGAATTCGATTGGGGCGTCTCGGGCAGATACCCCGAGCTGACCGGGCCGGACCCTACCTACGGCGGGGTCAATCTCTGGGAGGCCCTGGGGGGTGCGCAGGGCACTCCCTGCCCGGCGCTGGCCACCAAGGCGCGTATCGGTCTGCTGCGGGACACGGGCGCGGCCCTGTCGCCCATGAACAGCTTTCTCATTCTTCAAGGGCTCGAAACCCTGCCCCTGCGTGTGCGCAGGCATTGCGAGAATGCCCGCAAGGTGGCCGAGTTCCTGGACACGCATTATGCCGTGGAGTGGGTCAACTACGCGGGGCTGCCCGGCCACAAGGACCACGGCCGGGCCTCGGCCATGTTCCCGCTGGGACCGGGCGCGGTCTTCGGCTTTGGCATCAAGGGCGGGCTTGCGGCCGGGCAGCGGTTCATCGAGTCGGTCAGGCTCTGCTCGCACCTAGCCAACATCCTCGACGCCAAGACCCTGGTCATCCATCCGGCTTCGACCACCCATTCCCAGTCCACCCCGGCCGAGCAACTGGCCGCGGGCGTGCCGCCGGACATGATCCGCATCTCTGTTGGCATCGAGGATGTGGAGGACATCATCGCCGACCTGGATCAGGCCCTGGCCAAGTCGCAATGACGCATTGAAAGAAAAGGAAACACCCCGTAATCCTCCAAGGGACAGGAGGTGTCTGATACACTGTGAGTGTCGTCGCATTGCCTGAGGGCGGCATACAGGCAACTTGTTGAGAATGCCCATAATTGTTCTGGACATGGGCCCCAGCAAAAGGGCCACCAGAAATTCCATCATGCTGTACATAAGAATCCCCCTAGCTGTTGGCACAGTAGGGGGATTCCGGTTGTGTAAGGCAAAAGCGATCCGGGGTTTTTCATTGCCGGAGTTTCCGCGTCAGAAGAGAATCTTCTCCGGCGGCCGCCGCTCGGGCACGACCCGCTTTTCGATGGCGTCCTCGTTGAACTCCCGGCTGACGTACAGGCCGCAGAAACAGGCCCCGTACTCGGCTACGTCCGCCTCGCGGTAAACGCAGGGACAGATGATGTCCCGGTCGCTCTCCAGGTCGCCGTTGGCCAGCCGGCAGGGGCAGGCCATGTAGCCCAGGCGTTCCTTGCAGGTGAGCAGGCTCTCCATGAGGGCCATGGTCATCTCCATGTCCTTGTTGAAGAAATACCCTTTGGGTTCCTGAATTTTTCTGAGTCGGTCATAGAGTTCCTTTGCGTCCATGCTCACTCCTTCAGGGCTTCGTCGATCTGGTCCTTGTGGAAGCCCACGATGACCTTGTCCTTGATCACGATGGTGGGAAAGGACACGGCGGGATTGTGTCCTTTGACTTCCTTGATGATCTCCTTGCGCTCGTCGCCGGTCAGCTCGTCCACGTGGACGCATTTGTATTTGATGCCGCATTCGTCCAGGTATTTCTTGGCATTGCGGCAGTGGATACAGGTCGAAAGGGCGTACACCTTGACATCGTCGCTCATTCTGGTGGCCTCCGTTTTGGGTGGTTGGGTGTCGTGCCTGTCGTCCGGCCCGGCGGATGCCGGTGTCGACTATCCGCGTCCGGCGAGGGCAACCTCAAGCCTGCGCACAGCCAGGGAGCAGGCAAAGGTCAGGACAAAATACATGACCAGCACGGTGGTCCATATCTCGAAGCTGCGGTAGGTCGTGGTCATTATCTGCTGAGCCTGGAAAGTCAGCTCTTCGATGGAGATGACCGAGACGATGGCCGAGTCCTTGATGATGGATATAAACTGTCCGGCCAGAGCTGGCAACATGCGCTGCATGGCCTGGGGCAGCACGATGTGGCGCATGGCCCTGGCCCGGCCCATGCCCAGCGCCGTGGCCGCCTCCCACTGGCCGCGCTCCACGGACTGGATGCCCGCCCGCACGATCTCGGCGATGTATGCCCCTTCGATCAGGGCCAGGGTTATCACGGCCGAGAGGAATTGCGGAAAGCGGTCCATCCGTCCGAAGAGCCAGGACATCCCGGCCCGTGTCTCGTCTGACAGGGAGCGCGTGAAGTGGTCCACCCCAAGCCAGTGCATGATCTGATCGCCGATGAAGAAGTAGAAGACGAAGATCAGCACCAAAGGCGGGGTATTGCGGATCAGGCCCACATAGGTGGCGGCCAACTGCCGCGACAGCAGGCGGGGGCTGACGCGCATCAGTCCCGCGGCAGTGCCGATGACCGTTCCAAGCACCCCGGCCCACAGGCTTAAGCGCAGGGTGGTGATCAGCCCCTCGGCGAGCAGGCCGGGCCGCCACGTCCCGGCCGTCTCGTCGAAACGAAACAGATAGTGCCAGACCGCGTCCCATCGCCAGTGGTAGTTCAGTCCGGTGGCGGCGCGATAGGCCATGTAGGCTGTCCCGGCCGCTATCGCCGTCAGCAGGGCGATGTCGAGCAGGGTGATCCGCCGTGCGGGGCTCCCTTTGTCCTTCACTGCGACTCGCCCGCTACTCTATCAGGCTTTCCCATTCGCTGGTGGCGAACCAGTAGTGGTAGCGGTTTTGCAGCCACCCTTTGCTCAATGTCACGCGCACCCAGTTGTCGAGCCAGTTGAGGAAGTCGAGGTCGCCCTTGCGCACGGCAAAGGCGATGGGTTCGCTGGTGAAGTCGTCGTCAAGGGGCAGATAGAGCCTGTTCGCGTATTCGGCCGCCAGATTGGCGGGCAGGGGACTTGAGGCCACCAGGGCGTGAGCCCGGTTGTTGAGCAGTTCCTGGATGGTCTGGGATTCCTCGTCAAAGAAGAGGATCTTGGCCTTGGGCAGAAAGTTCTTGGCAGCCTCGGCGGCCGTGGTGCCCAAGCGCACGGCGATGGTCGTCTCCGGGGTGTTGAACTGTTCCAGGGAGTCGCGCCCTGGGGCCAGCGTGCCTGACGCCACCATGGACATGCCCGAGAATTCGTAAGGGGCGGAGAAGTTCACCTTCAGGTTGCGGGCCGGGGTCACGGACATGCCTCCGATGATGATGTCGAACTTGCCGGTGAGCAGGGCCGGGATGATGCCCGACCACTTGGTGGGCACGAATTCGACATCCACGCCCATGTCCTCGGCCAGTTTTTTGGCGACCTCGATCTCGAAGCCGATGTAATTACCGTCCCTGTCTTTAATGGCCCAGGGTTTGAAGGTGTCGAAGCCGACCCGGATGGTGCCGCGCTTGAGGATTTCCTCAAGCTGGCTTGTCCTGGCGTCGGACGGGGCAGGGGTGGACGATTCCCGGGGGGGCTGGCCGCACCCCTGGGCGAGCAGGACGAGGCAGAGCAGGGCTGCCGTGGCCGTATGGCGGAATAATTTCATGGCGGACTCCTTTGATCCGGCCCCTCAGGCCGGGTTGATGGTCTGGTCTTTCCGGCACGAGGCCTGAGCGAAGGTGACGTGGGACACGCCCAAAATGACTATCATGACGCCTTTGTCGGTCTTGATCGCTCTCCAGATGGTCATGGGATGCGCTCCTGTGGTTGAAAGTCATGGCCGTTGGTCTTGTCGCGCTGCTCAAGCATCCTGGCCGCGCCGGACAGAACGAGGGTCACGGCCAGATACACGGCTGCGACAGTGAACCATATCTCAAAGGTCAGAAAGGTCTCGGCGTCGATCATCCGTCCCTGCTG from Pseudodesulfovibrio alkaliphilus includes the following:
- a CDS encoding alkaline phosphatase family protein; this translates as MSILLSSASRRHRLVVLGLDGLPLDLARRLGASLPAIRRLTENATTIQAELPELSPVNWTSLFTAKGPEKHGVFGFSRLNPHTYQLSIADSGQVACPTIFDTLGAAGLVSRVINLPGTYPVRPLRGMMITGFVSHELHRAAHPPFLAARLAEADYRLEADTSRGAGDPDYLLAELRATLASRLTALDMLWPDLAWDLFVHVFTETDRLFHFLMDAVLDPGHRLHLDCMRLLAHWDDALSRFLARYDSLPEPKRLMVVADHGFTQLQVEVCVNTWLKQQGFLVGEGTPSSEWDAGVIGERSAAFALDPGRIYIHTRDYARGSVNEAEKPALTAAIRDGLRGLTFDGEPVMEHVYTSDELYPGSRCAQVPDLVCLARPGFDLKAKFDREEIFGLHGRTGAHTAHGAIFADTAGLRPGRMRDVGAAILDHFNLSAQEA
- a CDS encoding DUF2156 domain-containing protein translates to MTLDFAPVSLDRQKEYHAALTGCPQLLTSDFSFANIFGWSEHYGLEWAFHKDMCFVRQTKPEVIHWAPVGPWEKYDWATCRAMRESARFTRVPEELAALWKAAYGDDITITESRDHWDYIYSVEELISLTGKKFHKKKNLLNQFIKGYDFRYESMGPECVEEVLEMQDEWYKWYEENNPSEALKAENRAITRVLHNFDQITGLMGATLRVDGKVIAYTVAEPLCEDSIVIHFEKGDIRYKGVYQAINQMFLENDGAEYTNVNREQDLGDQGLRKAKLSYNPVFFLKKYEAELTRAS
- a CDS encoding MATE family efflux transporter — protein: MPDTPDAINKTSYRTIWHLAWPQLLMMFFHFLIGLTDVWVAGHINREVQASLGIITQSLFFLLVLAQAVANGAVAAISQSMGAGLHRRVQRYIGLCLILAVLIGGLFLAVVLPMKGWLVTALQVPDDLRPITEYFLEVYLLVLPPYYLLIITNAIFRARQEVMYPLYCMILVTATNTVLDIGLGLGWWGMPNLGFKGLAWATFASVAAGAALNIVALWRKGLLKPSSFAPMRWAKRAMPYLLKVAWPSGLMQIIWHSGYLVLYTITGSLPRDAVNALAGMAIGLRIEALLFLPAMAFNMTAGILVGNALGARQPAEAKRVGFRILGLGMVSICLFTIVIWQFVTPWVALLTRDAAVAAEAVSYLKWNVLAVPFTLTTLILAGAFNGAGATLYNMLILGSSIWLLRLPLAWWLGHHALDSAEGIWIAMFCSQAVQALILLYFFTFKNWQRFSMVKMRNGSNAAFKDIA
- a CDS encoding energy-coupling factor ABC transporter ATP-binding protein, which codes for MTRAVIELTDIEFAFPDRDICLSGLNFRLNEREKVGLFGPNGAGKTTMLHILMGLLAPQRGHVRLFGETMVNGRAFDESRLRIGFLFQNADDQLFCPTVLDDVAFGPLNQGLSRDKARQRATEALATVGLAGFEHHVPYRLSGGEKKLVALATILSMQPEVLVLDEPTTGLSPESRERLVSILTGLPMARLVVSHEPDFLAATTDTLIALRGGRIVPGRLTPHAHVHVHEEGDIPHQH
- the cbiQ gene encoding cobalt ECF transporter T component CbiQ, which encodes MAAIDQTLALGDSIIHTTDPRVRLCCAVLLTVTTALVHWLPPALLALAAGAGLTLLAGLRPLAVIRRLAVVNVFIVFLWIFLPFSVPTGPLDAALLRLGPLGASREGVDLALLITIKSNAIVLTLLALMGTIPMQELGPAMQRLKMPEKLCHILLFTYRYLFVIHQEYHTMRRAMAVRGFTPGTNSHTYRSMAWMLGMLLVRSWDRAERVHNAMRCRGFRGRFHSLARFAVSRRDMMLLVGCAVMAATFIWLEISRRGLA
- a CDS encoding HDIG domain-containing metalloprotein, translating into MISRNEALTLLMRHNDETNLIHHALESEAVMRGLARRLGRDEELWGLTGLLHDLDYAATRDNHARHGLDSVDMLADKLPQEALDAIRRHASEMNGSEGPQTEFDHALRCGETVTGMVHAGALVRPTRIDGMQPKSLKKKMKDKAFAASVNRDCIRECERIGLELGEFLQVAIDAVADIAPQVGLAPE
- a CDS encoding ABC transporter ATP-binding protein, yielding MSAFLQLIDVGKHYRVTSGLLGLKIDAVRAVDGVSLTVSQGETLGLVGESGCGKSTLARCIMGLEAISSGNIVFQGRDMADWPEKALRRKMQMIFQDPYSSLNPRQKIGSIIREGLDIHAIGTRAERRARVDELLGLVGLRPEHATRYPHEFSGGQRQRVAVARTLALDPDLIVCDEPVSALDVSVQAQILRLLRALQGRLGLTYVFISHDLSVVSHIADRVAVMYLGRIMEIAPGAEIFAAPRHPYTEALLSSVLTPDPAQQTKRIPLQGELPSPMNPPSGCPFHPRCPKAFDRCPAQRPELREVAPGIQVACWLH